In Desulfobacterales bacterium, a single genomic region encodes these proteins:
- a CDS encoding phospholipase D-like domain-containing protein — protein sequence MNFPDSVQAYWPVFISLATLGITGGTAFHIILKKRNTRSAVGWLGLVWFAPVLGVCLYWLFGVNRIKRRARLRFAGKQTVPLPETGSTVSPGFIWERFGEHRTGLTDLCRLTTEISRQPILQGNRIEPLPGGGQAFGRMLSAIARARHSIALATYIFDNDHWGKKFRVALAGAKNRGVEVRVLIDGVGVNYSFPPIIWGLRRDGVTVACFMQTVLPWRFRYVNLRNHRKILVVDGKTGFTGGMNIRSGNVIEDGPAKPVQDVHFLVRGPVVAELQQTFVEDWMFTTGERLAGPEWFPELSHHGEGAARGIDDGPDEDFDKLRFVIMGALASARSSIWIMTPYFLPDEVLLTSIRVAALRGVEVRIFLPGTSNLRMVKWAADAGLEELLDSGCRIFSTPPPFDHSKLMVVDRGWVLLGSANWDPRSLALNFEFNLECYDTHLARAVEDIILQKAEQADELTLRQLRATSLPVRLRNNFFRLFAPYL from the coding sequence ATGAATTTTCCTGATTCGGTCCAAGCCTACTGGCCTGTTTTTATCTCCCTTGCCACCCTTGGGATCACCGGGGGCACGGCCTTTCATATTATTCTGAAGAAACGCAACACCCGGTCGGCGGTCGGCTGGCTGGGCCTGGTCTGGTTTGCCCCGGTCCTAGGGGTCTGCCTCTACTGGCTTTTCGGGGTCAACCGGATCAAGAGACGCGCCCGGCTGCGTTTTGCCGGAAAACAGACCGTGCCGCTGCCGGAAACCGGGTCAACGGTATCGCCCGGTTTTATCTGGGAAAGGTTTGGTGAACATAGAACCGGCCTGACCGATCTCTGCCGCTTGACAACCGAGATCTCCAGGCAGCCGATTTTACAGGGCAACCGGATCGAGCCATTGCCCGGCGGCGGGCAGGCCTTTGGCCGGATGCTGTCGGCCATTGCCCGGGCCCGACATTCCATTGCCCTGGCCACCTATATATTTGATAACGATCATTGGGGCAAGAAGTTCCGGGTCGCCCTGGCCGGGGCAAAAAACCGGGGGGTCGAGGTAAGGGTCCTGATTGACGGGGTGGGCGTCAACTACAGCTTTCCCCCTATTATCTGGGGACTGCGCCGGGACGGGGTTACAGTGGCCTGTTTCATGCAGACCGTTCTGCCCTGGCGGTTTCGTTACGTCAACCTCCGTAACCATCGCAAGATTCTCGTTGTTGATGGAAAAACCGGTTTTACCGGCGGGATGAACATCCGCTCCGGCAACGTGATTGAGGATGGCCCGGCAAAACCGGTCCAGGATGTCCATTTCCTGGTCAGGGGACCGGTTGTCGCCGAGCTGCAGCAGACCTTTGTCGAGGACTGGATGTTCACCACCGGCGAAAGGTTGGCCGGACCGGAGTGGTTCCCGGAGTTGTCCCACCATGGAGAGGGGGCGGCCCGGGGGATTGACGACGGTCCGGATGAGGATTTTGACAAACTCCGTTTCGTGATCATGGGGGCATTGGCATCCGCCCGTTCCTCGATCTGGATCATGACCCCTTATTTTCTGCCCGACGAGGTACTGCTTACCAGTATCCGGGTGGCGGCGCTGCGGGGCGTGGAGGTGCGGATATTTCTGCCCGGGACGTCGAATCTGCGCATGGTGAAATGGGCCGCTGATGCCGGCCTGGAAGAGTTGCTCGATTCGGGATGCCGTATCTTCTCGACCCCGCCGCCATTCGATCATTCGAAGTTGATGGTTGTTGACCGCGGCTGGGTGCTGCTGGGCTCGGCAAACTGGGACCCGCGCAGCCTGGCCCTGAACTTTGAGTTCAACCTGGAGTGCTACGATACGCATCTGGCCCGGGCCGTGGAGGATATTATCCTCCAAAAGGCTGAGCAGGCCGATGAACTGACCTTGCGGCAGCTGCGGGCAACCTCTCTGCCGGTCCGGCTGAGGAACAATTTTTTCAGGCTCTTTGCCCCCTACCTCTGA